Proteins encoded in a region of the Anopheles aquasalis chromosome 2, idAnoAquaMG_Q_19, whole genome shotgun sequence genome:
- the LOC126570697 gene encoding polycomb protein Sfmbt isoform X5, translating into MVAWETRKVEVRTKEKTVKICMLLAAHCFVKVYNVNIISAFNPVLPSMNPQDLSTMVWMAPITSALDENLANYYPLPSVPNAMESAQQPHALHQQHHHQQQQLLQQQLALGYGFIDQNGALASASGAAAVALGVTAQPPPATATLGSAAALAVGELQMLDDHNAESEMPVKGMDENATIAATGVPLAIGTDDTDGIPGVVDGELEHAQEPIMQPFGPYSQMIDSSGGSDYLSSSVTAQESLMHFKLMNDSQLLQGHFLDYDMSQDDGSNSSSSGGTIGTNNNNQYNEDASSSMVDGAKIGNGRKSRSTKIHHRPNDSDDLPPPYPSMYAVQMPERFAHKKIKPFKRPGLVLKTPIAYKGDIDPSVIPIERDGMAICEKCGAIGVKHSFYTKQRRFCSMSCSRSFESLRVFNPSPYRPGNGSKCSITDYGENKQHQTTCVGEIGEGTVSVPPDQLINEMDCASQGANGQIDCKESILLQQEQEELLQQKHQEAEQVQTIGHRFKMSVNNGEGSGPASGRQAAVFPTPSIVSTNVSNNSNNSSQDENLSLTSINSAATIAQEIIPQNEIPQLPSGDRLPSPCPQDDRINSIRRKPNEFHNSYDWTHSLSDRNFLAAPVTCFRHAPGYDMWPNVIVGMKVEVENTDCDVVQQPVLGGTPHSFWVASVLQICGYKALLRYEGFDAMESSKDFWVNLCSAEVHPVGWCATRGKPLIPPKSIKKPNPDWKEFLVKRLSNARTLPSTFYNKISDSFRSRFRVGLNLEVVDKNRISQVKLATINRIVGKRLYVRYYDSPPDDNGFWCHEDSPLIHPVGWATTVGHNLAAPDEYMERMNAASDQILEPNEDDATMDLFKTNFSFEEYCYDGRQTGFEENMKLEAVDPLNLSSICVATVMSVLKFGYIMIRIDSYDPDVNGADWFCYHEKSPCIFPVGFCAKNNITLTPPKGYDLGSFTWEQYLRDTGSRPATEDIFHREQIRQRFQVGMKLESADLMDPRLICVATISRVVGRLLKVHFDGWDDEYDQWLDSESPDIYPIGWCVLVGHKLEGPRILPKIPPTQKVSPKTTKKGIKRKKKLKTEPIGSHNEDCEFRAQPAPTTRTARIKKEQQHFEQQKQLSTTQLEYSAHLTVPPSYQQGYGDVSTTLLLNEHLNPAHGGLLPSSLQAFIKHEPNHDSSTTLLSGTSALGPIFDHSTGADSIYGDERTEDEDGESSSATGLPSTAPSSEIADNELEKIIPRLLNQDMMVVNSNSPDSSVVGSGMSSNSQTNSNGSSGSAATAPAFGITSSNQICPENWEVKDVATFLVINDCGVHSEQFVQNCINGKRLLELSKDDIITLLSLKVGPALKIFDLIQQLKCKIDPLKSRHLAKGGSKKFL; encoded by the exons atGGTGGCATGGGAAACACGGAAAGTTGAAGTGAGAACTAAAGAAAAAACAGTGAAGATTTGCATGCTCCTTGCTGCccattgttttgtgaaagTGTACAATG TGAACATCATTTCAGCTTTTAATCCAGTATTACCTAGTATGAATCCCCAAGATCTCAGTACTATGGTTTGGATGGCACCGATAACTTCCGCGTTAGACGAAAACTTGGCCAACTATTACCCTCTGCCCTCTGTGCCGAATGCTATGGAGTCCGCTCAGCAGCCTCACGCTTTG caccagcagcatcaccaccagcagcaacaacttctACAACAGCAATTGGCTTTGGGCTACGGTTTCATAGACCAAAACGGTGCGCTAGCGTCAGCTTCAGGGGCAGCTGCAGTTGCTCTGGGTGTTACtgcgcaaccaccaccagcaacggcaactCTTGGTTCGGCCGCAGCACTAGCTGTTGGAGAATTGCAAATGCTTGATGACCATAATGCTGAAAGTGAGATGCCTGTTAAAGGAATGGATGAGAATGCGacaatcgcagcaaccggtGTTCCTTTGGCAATCGGGACGGATGATACTGACGGTATACCAGGTGTTGTCGATGGAGAACTTGAACATGCTCAAGAGCCAATAATGCAACCATTCGGACCGTACAGCCAAATGATTGATAGCAGCGGTGGTAGTGATTATTTATCGAGCTCGGTGACGGCACAGGAAAgtttaatgcattttaaacTTATGAATGACTCGCAGTTGCTGCAAGGCCATTTCTTAGATTACGATATGTCGCAGGACGACGGTtcgaatagcagcagcagtggtggtaCAATTGGCACAAATAATAACAACCAGTATAATGAGGATGCAAGCTCCTCCATGGTGGATGGCGCCAAGATAGGGAATGGGCGCAAATCACGTTCCACCAAAATACATCACCGTCCCAACGATTCGGATGATCTGCCGCCGCCGTATCCAAGCATGTACGCTGTACAAATGCCAGAGCGATTCGCCCATAAAAAGATCAAACCATTTAAGCGGCCTGGTTTGGTGTTGAAAACACCAATCGCATATAAAGGAGATATCGATCCTTCAGTGATACCAATAGAACGAGACGGGATGG CAATTTGCGAAAAGTGCGGCGCAATCGGAGTGAAGCACTCATTTTACACCAAACAACGGCGCTTCTGTAGCATGTCATGTTCTCGGTCGTTCGAATCGTTGCGAGTTTTCAATCCATCTCCGTATCGACCTGGAAACGGTAGCAAATGTTCCATAACAGATTACggtgaaaacaaacagcatcagACGACGTGCGTCGGAGAAATCGGCGAAGGTACTGTTTCCGTACCACCCGACCAGTTAATTAACGAAATGGATTGCGCCTCTCAAGGCGCCAATGGACAAATCGATTGCAAAGAATCGATTTTGCTGCAACAGGAGCAAGAAGAACTTCTTCAACAAAAGCACCAAGAAGCGGAACAAGTACAAACAATTGGCCATCGTTTCAAGATGTCAGTTAATAATGGGGAAGGAAGCGGTCCAGCTAGTGGCCGACAAGCTGCCGTTTTTCCTACACCGTCGATCGTTAGTACCAACGTTAGCAATaatagcaacaacagtagTCAGGATGAAAACTTGAGTCTTACCAGCATTAACAGTGCTGCAACTATCGCTCAGGAAATAATACCACAAAATGAGATCCCACAACTACCCAGCGGGGACCGGTTGCCTTCACCTTGTCCACAGGATGATCGTATCAACAGCATTCGAAGGAAGCCAAACGAGTTCCATAATTCGTACGACTGGACGCATTCCTTATCTGACCGAAATTTCTTGGCCGCACCTGTCACTTGTTTCCGCCATGCTCCTGGCTATGACATGTGGCCCAACGTGATAGTTGGCATGAAAGTAGAGGTGGAGAACACAGATTGCGATGTTGTTCAACAGCCAGTGCTAGGCGGAACACCACACAGCTTCTGGGTTGCATCCGTGCTACAAATTTGTGGTTACAAAGCACTGCTACGTTACGAAGGATTTGATGCGATGGAATCATCGAAGGACTTTTGGGTAAATCTTTGTTCCGCCGAAGTCCATCCGGTTGGATGGTGTGCGACACGAGGCAAACCACTTATACCTCCGAAAAGTATAAAAAAGCCAAACCCCGATTGGAAGGAGTTTCTTGTGAAACGTCTCTCGAATGCTCGCACACTTCCATCAACATTCTACAACAAAATCAGTGATAGCTTTCGGTCACGATTCCGAGTCGGTTTAAACCTTGAGGTGGTAGACAAAAATCGCATCTCACAAGTAAAACTTGCCACAATTAATCGTATCGTCGGGAAGAGACTGTATGTGCGTTATTACGACAGTCCACCGGACGATAATGGGTTTTGGTGCCACGAGGATTCACCCCTCATTCATCCGGTTGGTTGGGCCACCACAGTTGGCCACAACCTTGCTGCACCTGATGAATACATGGAGCGAATGAACG CGGCAAGTGATCAAATTCTTGAACCAAACGAAGACGATGCAACGATGGATCTGTTCAAAACGAATTTCTCATTTGAGGAGTACTGCTACGATGGAAGGCAGACAGGGTTtgaggaaaatatgaaattggAGGCTGTAGATCCACTGAACCTGTCTTCGATCTGCGTCGCAACGGTGATGTCTGTGTTAAAGTTCGGTTACATAATGATCCGCATCGATTCTTATGACCCCGATGTAAACGGAGCTGATTGGTTTTGCTATCATGAAAAGTCGCCCTGCATATTTCCGGTCGGGTTTTGTGCAAAGAACAACATCACACTTACACCACCGAAAGGTTATGACCTGGGCAGTTTTACCTGGGAGCAGTATCTGCGTGATACCGGCAGCAGGCCTGCCACCGAGGATATATTTCATCGAGAACAGATCCGGCAACGGTTTCAg GTTGGAATGAAGCTGGAATCCGCTGATCTTATGGATCCAAGACTTATTTGTGTGGCAACCATTTCACGAGTGGTTGGAAGGTTGCTAAAGGTGCACTTCGATGGTTGGGACGACGAGTACGATCAATGGTTAGACAGCGAAAGCCCCGACATATATCCGATCGGCTGGTGCGTACTCGTTGGCCACAAGCTTGAAGGGCCTCGTATTCTCCCGAAGATACCTCCAACGCAGAAAGTATCGCCCAAAACAACCAAGAAGGGtataaaaaggaagaagaaacttAAAACGGAACCAATCGGGTCACACAATGAAGATTGTGAGTTTCGTG CTCAACCTGCGCCAACAACCCGAACAGCTCGTATTAAGAAGGAACAGCAACATTTTGAACAGCAGAAACAGCTATCAACGACGCAGTTGGAGTACAGCGCTCATCTCACGGTGCCCCCTTCCTATCAGCAAGGCTATGGAGATGTTAGCACCACGCTACTTTTGAATGAACATTTGAACCCAGCACACGGCGGGTTGCTGCCATCGTCTCTTCAAGCTTTTATCAAACATGAACCTAATCATGATTCATCTACTACATTGTTAAGTGGCACTAGTGCCCTTGGGCCAATCTTTGACCATTCTACCGGCGCAGATAGCATCTACGGTGATGAGCGAACTGAGGATGAAGATGGAGAATCAAGTTCTGCCACAGGGCTTCCTTCGACCGCTCCGTCATCCGAGATCGCCGATAACGAACTGGAAAAGATAATTCCTCGACTGCTTAATCAAGACATGATGGTGGTCAATAGCAATTCTCCTGACTCCAGTGTCGTTGGATCTGGGATGAGCAGTAATAGTCAAACTAATTCCAATGGCAGCAGTGGTTCCGCAGCTACCGCACCCGCTTTCGGCATTACTAGTAGCAATCAGATTTGCCCAGAAAATTGGGAAGTTAAGGATGTAGCCACGTTTCTTGTGATCAACGACTGTGGCGTTCATTCGGAGCAGTTTGTACAGAATTGCATTAATGGCAAACGATTACTGGAACTGAGTAAGGATGATATCATCACGCTGCTCAGTCTTAAGGTAGGGCCCGCGCTCAAAATCTTCGATCTCATCCAGCAGCTTAAGTGCAAAATAGATCCGCTAAAATCACGTCATCTTGCAAAAGGTGGAAGCAAAAAGTTTCTATAG
- the LOC126570697 gene encoding polycomb protein Sfmbt isoform X4: protein MVAWETRKVEVRTKEKTVKICMLLAAHCFVKVYNVNIISAFNPVLPSMNPQDLSTMVWMAPITSALDENLANYYPLPSVPNAMESAQQPHALQHQQHHHQQQQLLQQQLALGYGFIDQNGALASASGAAAVALGVTAQPPPATATLGSAAALAVGELQMLDDHNAESEMPVKGMDENATIAATGVPLAIGTDDTDGIPGVVDGELEHAQEPIMQPFGPYSQMIDSSGGSDYLSSSVTAQESLMHFKLMNDSQLLQGHFLDYDMSQDDGSNSSSSGGTIGTNNNNQYNEDASSSMVDGAKIGNGRKSRSTKIHHRPNDSDDLPPPYPSMYAVQMPERFAHKKIKPFKRPGLVLKTPIAYKGDIDPSVIPIERDGMAICEKCGAIGVKHSFYTKQRRFCSMSCSRSFESLRVFNPSPYRPGNGSKCSITDYGENKQHQTTCVGEIGEGTVSVPPDQLINEMDCASQGANGQIDCKESILLQQEQEELLQQKHQEAEQVQTIGHRFKMSVNNGEGSGPASGRQAAVFPTPSIVSTNVSNNSNNSSQDENLSLTSINSAATIAQEIIPQNEIPQLPSGDRLPSPCPQDDRINSIRRKPNEFHNSYDWTHSLSDRNFLAAPVTCFRHAPGYDMWPNVIVGMKVEVENTDCDVVQQPVLGGTPHSFWVASVLQICGYKALLRYEGFDAMESSKDFWVNLCSAEVHPVGWCATRGKPLIPPKSIKKPNPDWKEFLVKRLSNARTLPSTFYNKISDSFRSRFRVGLNLEVVDKNRISQVKLATINRIVGKRLYVRYYDSPPDDNGFWCHEDSPLIHPVGWATTVGHNLAAPDEYMERMNAASDQILEPNEDDATMDLFKTNFSFEEYCYDGRQTGFEENMKLEAVDPLNLSSICVATVMSVLKFGYIMIRIDSYDPDVNGADWFCYHEKSPCIFPVGFCAKNNITLTPPKGYDLGSFTWEQYLRDTGSRPATEDIFHREQIRQRFQVGMKLESADLMDPRLICVATISRVVGRLLKVHFDGWDDEYDQWLDSESPDIYPIGWCVLVGHKLEGPRILPKIPPTQKVSPKTTKKGIKRKKKLKTEPIGSHNEDCEFRAQPAPTTRTARIKKEQQHFEQQKQLSTTQLEYSAHLTVPPSYQQGYGDVSTTLLLNEHLNPAHGGLLPSSLQAFIKHEPNHDSSTTLLSGTSALGPIFDHSTGADSIYGDERTEDEDGESSSATGLPSTAPSSEIADNELEKIIPRLLNQDMMVVNSNSPDSSVVGSGMSSNSQTNSNGSSGSAATAPAFGITSSNQICPENWEVKDVATFLVINDCGVHSEQFVQNCINGKRLLELSKDDIITLLSLKVGPALKIFDLIQQLKCKIDPLKSRHLAKGGSKKFL, encoded by the exons atGGTGGCATGGGAAACACGGAAAGTTGAAGTGAGAACTAAAGAAAAAACAGTGAAGATTTGCATGCTCCTTGCTGCccattgttttgtgaaagTGTACAATG TGAACATCATTTCAGCTTTTAATCCAGTATTACCTAGTATGAATCCCCAAGATCTCAGTACTATGGTTTGGATGGCACCGATAACTTCCGCGTTAGACGAAAACTTGGCCAACTATTACCCTCTGCCCTCTGTGCCGAATGCTATGGAGTCCGCTCAGCAGCCTCACGCTTTG cagcaccagcagcatcaccaccagcagcaacaacttctACAACAGCAATTGGCTTTGGGCTACGGTTTCATAGACCAAAACGGTGCGCTAGCGTCAGCTTCAGGGGCAGCTGCAGTTGCTCTGGGTGTTACtgcgcaaccaccaccagcaacggcaactCTTGGTTCGGCCGCAGCACTAGCTGTTGGAGAATTGCAAATGCTTGATGACCATAATGCTGAAAGTGAGATGCCTGTTAAAGGAATGGATGAGAATGCGacaatcgcagcaaccggtGTTCCTTTGGCAATCGGGACGGATGATACTGACGGTATACCAGGTGTTGTCGATGGAGAACTTGAACATGCTCAAGAGCCAATAATGCAACCATTCGGACCGTACAGCCAAATGATTGATAGCAGCGGTGGTAGTGATTATTTATCGAGCTCGGTGACGGCACAGGAAAgtttaatgcattttaaacTTATGAATGACTCGCAGTTGCTGCAAGGCCATTTCTTAGATTACGATATGTCGCAGGACGACGGTtcgaatagcagcagcagtggtggtaCAATTGGCACAAATAATAACAACCAGTATAATGAGGATGCAAGCTCCTCCATGGTGGATGGCGCCAAGATAGGGAATGGGCGCAAATCACGTTCCACCAAAATACATCACCGTCCCAACGATTCGGATGATCTGCCGCCGCCGTATCCAAGCATGTACGCTGTACAAATGCCAGAGCGATTCGCCCATAAAAAGATCAAACCATTTAAGCGGCCTGGTTTGGTGTTGAAAACACCAATCGCATATAAAGGAGATATCGATCCTTCAGTGATACCAATAGAACGAGACGGGATGG CAATTTGCGAAAAGTGCGGCGCAATCGGAGTGAAGCACTCATTTTACACCAAACAACGGCGCTTCTGTAGCATGTCATGTTCTCGGTCGTTCGAATCGTTGCGAGTTTTCAATCCATCTCCGTATCGACCTGGAAACGGTAGCAAATGTTCCATAACAGATTACggtgaaaacaaacagcatcagACGACGTGCGTCGGAGAAATCGGCGAAGGTACTGTTTCCGTACCACCCGACCAGTTAATTAACGAAATGGATTGCGCCTCTCAAGGCGCCAATGGACAAATCGATTGCAAAGAATCGATTTTGCTGCAACAGGAGCAAGAAGAACTTCTTCAACAAAAGCACCAAGAAGCGGAACAAGTACAAACAATTGGCCATCGTTTCAAGATGTCAGTTAATAATGGGGAAGGAAGCGGTCCAGCTAGTGGCCGACAAGCTGCCGTTTTTCCTACACCGTCGATCGTTAGTACCAACGTTAGCAATaatagcaacaacagtagTCAGGATGAAAACTTGAGTCTTACCAGCATTAACAGTGCTGCAACTATCGCTCAGGAAATAATACCACAAAATGAGATCCCACAACTACCCAGCGGGGACCGGTTGCCTTCACCTTGTCCACAGGATGATCGTATCAACAGCATTCGAAGGAAGCCAAACGAGTTCCATAATTCGTACGACTGGACGCATTCCTTATCTGACCGAAATTTCTTGGCCGCACCTGTCACTTGTTTCCGCCATGCTCCTGGCTATGACATGTGGCCCAACGTGATAGTTGGCATGAAAGTAGAGGTGGAGAACACAGATTGCGATGTTGTTCAACAGCCAGTGCTAGGCGGAACACCACACAGCTTCTGGGTTGCATCCGTGCTACAAATTTGTGGTTACAAAGCACTGCTACGTTACGAAGGATTTGATGCGATGGAATCATCGAAGGACTTTTGGGTAAATCTTTGTTCCGCCGAAGTCCATCCGGTTGGATGGTGTGCGACACGAGGCAAACCACTTATACCTCCGAAAAGTATAAAAAAGCCAAACCCCGATTGGAAGGAGTTTCTTGTGAAACGTCTCTCGAATGCTCGCACACTTCCATCAACATTCTACAACAAAATCAGTGATAGCTTTCGGTCACGATTCCGAGTCGGTTTAAACCTTGAGGTGGTAGACAAAAATCGCATCTCACAAGTAAAACTTGCCACAATTAATCGTATCGTCGGGAAGAGACTGTATGTGCGTTATTACGACAGTCCACCGGACGATAATGGGTTTTGGTGCCACGAGGATTCACCCCTCATTCATCCGGTTGGTTGGGCCACCACAGTTGGCCACAACCTTGCTGCACCTGATGAATACATGGAGCGAATGAACG CGGCAAGTGATCAAATTCTTGAACCAAACGAAGACGATGCAACGATGGATCTGTTCAAAACGAATTTCTCATTTGAGGAGTACTGCTACGATGGAAGGCAGACAGGGTTtgaggaaaatatgaaattggAGGCTGTAGATCCACTGAACCTGTCTTCGATCTGCGTCGCAACGGTGATGTCTGTGTTAAAGTTCGGTTACATAATGATCCGCATCGATTCTTATGACCCCGATGTAAACGGAGCTGATTGGTTTTGCTATCATGAAAAGTCGCCCTGCATATTTCCGGTCGGGTTTTGTGCAAAGAACAACATCACACTTACACCACCGAAAGGTTATGACCTGGGCAGTTTTACCTGGGAGCAGTATCTGCGTGATACCGGCAGCAGGCCTGCCACCGAGGATATATTTCATCGAGAACAGATCCGGCAACGGTTTCAg GTTGGAATGAAGCTGGAATCCGCTGATCTTATGGATCCAAGACTTATTTGTGTGGCAACCATTTCACGAGTGGTTGGAAGGTTGCTAAAGGTGCACTTCGATGGTTGGGACGACGAGTACGATCAATGGTTAGACAGCGAAAGCCCCGACATATATCCGATCGGCTGGTGCGTACTCGTTGGCCACAAGCTTGAAGGGCCTCGTATTCTCCCGAAGATACCTCCAACGCAGAAAGTATCGCCCAAAACAACCAAGAAGGGtataaaaaggaagaagaaacttAAAACGGAACCAATCGGGTCACACAATGAAGATTGTGAGTTTCGTG CTCAACCTGCGCCAACAACCCGAACAGCTCGTATTAAGAAGGAACAGCAACATTTTGAACAGCAGAAACAGCTATCAACGACGCAGTTGGAGTACAGCGCTCATCTCACGGTGCCCCCTTCCTATCAGCAAGGCTATGGAGATGTTAGCACCACGCTACTTTTGAATGAACATTTGAACCCAGCACACGGCGGGTTGCTGCCATCGTCTCTTCAAGCTTTTATCAAACATGAACCTAATCATGATTCATCTACTACATTGTTAAGTGGCACTAGTGCCCTTGGGCCAATCTTTGACCATTCTACCGGCGCAGATAGCATCTACGGTGATGAGCGAACTGAGGATGAAGATGGAGAATCAAGTTCTGCCACAGGGCTTCCTTCGACCGCTCCGTCATCCGAGATCGCCGATAACGAACTGGAAAAGATAATTCCTCGACTGCTTAATCAAGACATGATGGTGGTCAATAGCAATTCTCCTGACTCCAGTGTCGTTGGATCTGGGATGAGCAGTAATAGTCAAACTAATTCCAATGGCAGCAGTGGTTCCGCAGCTACCGCACCCGCTTTCGGCATTACTAGTAGCAATCAGATTTGCCCAGAAAATTGGGAAGTTAAGGATGTAGCCACGTTTCTTGTGATCAACGACTGTGGCGTTCATTCGGAGCAGTTTGTACAGAATTGCATTAATGGCAAACGATTACTGGAACTGAGTAAGGATGATATCATCACGCTGCTCAGTCTTAAGGTAGGGCCCGCGCTCAAAATCTTCGATCTCATCCAGCAGCTTAAGTGCAAAATAGATCCGCTAAAATCACGTCATCTTGCAAAAGGTGGAAGCAAAAAGTTTCTATAG